The DNA sequence TTACCTATTTCCACTGCACTGTTGTATTTGTAGATAAAGCGAAACCAAAAGCTCAAAAAATTATCTTCAATTGCATACTTTTGAACTCTGCTGTTAGGTTTGCTAAAAACCGGCTTTATCTTTTTAATAATACAAAAATCTTTCTCAAGGCGCTGTAGAAAACCGCCCACATCTTTTTCCAGAATACTCTCTATTTCACTGCGGCTGGTTTTAGATGAAGCTATCAAAGACAGTATGGAGAAATAAGTAGTATACTCTTTTCCAAATTCTTCTATTAAAGTGGTTTTACCTTCTTCAACGAAAAAAGAGTTCTCCCGGAAAATTTCATTGATAATTGCATCAAAACTAAATATTTTCCTGTCAACAAAATATTCAACGTACTTAGGAACACCGCCGGTAATAGCGTAAAAGGCAAAAAAATCAAAGTTATCAGTTTTATCTACATTGCTCGAATAAATATCCTTAAGTGTTTTTATGTCAAAAGGGGTTAGATTAATTTTTAAAGATGCTCTGCCAAACAGTGGCTCTTTGGAATTTTCAAAAATATCTTTCATCATAGAATAAACGGAGCCGGAAAAAATCAGTTGCAATGATGCAGAATCTTTGTACATATCCCAAAGTTTTTGAATTTCACTATACACAGATGGATTTATGTATTTGAATTCCTG is a window from the Flexistipes sp. genome containing:
- a CDS encoding ATP-binding protein; translation: MRFYGRKSELSDLNNSYRLSAVNSQMAVITGRRRVGKTRLIQKFVEDKSAIYFVVSRKDEHLLCEEFVDIVQKQTNVKFFGKIERFHDFFEFLLENFKDKNFVIVFDEIQEFKYINPSVYSEIQKLWDMYKDSASLQLIFSGSVYSMMKDIFENSKEPLFGRASLKINLTPFDIKTLKDIYSSNVDKTDNFDFFAFYAITGGVPKYVEYFVDRKIFSFDAIINEIFRENSFFVEEGKTTLIEEFGKEYTTYFSILSLIASSKTSRSEIESILEKDVGGFLQRLEKDFCIIKKIKPVFSKPNSRVQKYAIEDNFLSFWFRFIYKYNSAVEIGNYEYLKDVVRRDFNSYAGKILEKYFRAKLTMERNFNIIGNYWEKGNKNEIDIVGVNDYEKLLFFAEVKLDSKKASLDELKEKSQKIIRKFNDYKVEYRIYSLHDL